The following are from one region of the Pseudodesulfovibrio piezophilus C1TLV30 genome:
- the moaA gene encoding GTP 3',8-cyclase MoaA, whose protein sequence is MHKLLEDKHGRKASYMRVSVTDRCNLRCTYCAGEGREFIPHPDILRYEEILELMELAVGLGVEKVRFTGGEPFVRKGFGDFMIRAAARFPQLDLCVTSNATLIGEYVTPLAKAGIKRINISLDTLDPAMFEKITGRDLFQDVRANIDRCIEAGMTVKVNAVAMRGVNDGELPAFVDFARENVLDMRFIEFMPVGLETGWDDSRVWKSEEILAEAMALAEMEPVVEAGCGQSGPARMFSIVGGKGRIGLISPYTNHFCATCNRLRLTSNGNLRTCLFSDKVYKLRAVLRNPKLGLSAVERILRRASRHKPMGYELLERMPAGQGVCRTRMASIGG, encoded by the coding sequence ATGCACAAGCTCCTTGAAGATAAGCATGGTCGCAAGGCCAGCTATATGCGCGTCAGCGTCACAGACCGTTGTAACCTGCGCTGTACCTACTGTGCCGGTGAAGGACGTGAATTCATTCCTCACCCTGATATCCTGCGTTATGAAGAAATTCTTGAACTGATGGAACTTGCTGTGGGTTTGGGGGTGGAAAAGGTTCGTTTTACGGGGGGAGAACCTTTTGTTCGCAAAGGATTTGGCGATTTCATGATTCGGGCGGCAGCCCGGTTTCCCCAACTGGACTTGTGCGTCACTTCCAACGCCACCTTGATCGGGGAATATGTCACCCCTCTGGCCAAGGCCGGAATAAAACGGATCAATATTTCTCTTGATACGCTTGATCCCGCCATGTTCGAGAAGATTACCGGGCGTGATCTGTTTCAGGATGTTCGGGCGAATATTGATCGGTGTATTGAGGCGGGGATGACCGTCAAGGTCAATGCCGTCGCCATGCGTGGGGTCAATGATGGCGAACTGCCTGCATTTGTCGACTTCGCCCGTGAAAATGTCCTGGATATGCGTTTTATCGAGTTCATGCCTGTCGGTCTGGAGACTGGATGGGATGACAGCCGGGTTTGGAAATCCGAAGAAATATTGGCCGAGGCCATGGCCCTGGCTGAGATGGAGCCTGTTGTCGAGGCCGGGTGCGGACAAAGCGGACCTGCCCGAATGTTTTCCATTGTAGGCGGGAAAGGGCGTATTGGCTTGATCTCCCCCTATACCAATCATTTCTGCGCGACCTGCAACAGATTGCGGCTGACATCGAACGGGAATTTGCGCACCTGCCTTTTTTCCGACAAAGTGTACAAGTTGCGGGCAGTGCTGCGGAATCCAAAGCTTGGTCTGTCAGCAGTAGAGCGCATTTTGCGACGAGCCAGCAGGCACAAGCCCATGGGGTATGAATTGCTGGAACGGATGCCGGCTGGGCAGGGTGTGTGTCGGACTCGGATGGCATCCATTGGTGGTTGA
- a CDS encoding molybdenum cofactor biosynthesis protein MoaE has protein sequence MDINKAIADLKKEPGFTENVGMMLVHNGVVRGWSRKDRTEVTAIEVTQDYEKIEEIRKEIEAYDGIFRAVAHAKSGTMLPGDDVLFLIVAGDIRENVKAALADFLDRVKSEAVSKKEIFA, from the coding sequence GTGGATATCAATAAAGCAATAGCAGATTTGAAGAAAGAGCCGGGATTTACCGAAAATGTTGGTATGATGCTGGTGCATAATGGCGTTGTCCGTGGTTGGTCGCGCAAGGACCGGACGGAAGTGACTGCCATCGAAGTGACACAGGATTATGAGAAGATCGAGGAAATCAGAAAAGAGATTGAAGCGTACGACGGCATCTTCAGGGCGGTCGCACATGCCAAGTCAGGAACCATGCTTCCCGGTGATGATGTCCTGTTCCTCATTGTGGCTGGTGATATCAGGGAAAATGTCAAAGCTGCGCTTGCCGATTTTCTTGATCGTGTCAAATCCGAGGCTGTGAGCAAAAAGGAAATATTTGCCTGA
- the ispH gene encoding 4-hydroxy-3-methylbut-2-enyl diphosphate reductase, producing MEVILAETAGFCMGVDLALTKLDSLVARANGRPIYILGPIIHNPQVLKKYAELGVIIAEKPEEVPDGTYLVIRAHGITRQVEAELAERDIIIKDATCPRVKKAQLLIARHTRKGEELLLYGEADHPEVKGLVSYAEDGHFLFESAEELASYPLVKDKSYVLAAQTTQDRALFDAMTQELAGDPTLDIVVLNTICDATKLRQREAKSLSSEVDFMVVVGGFNSGNTRRLAQVAMDNGTPCKHVETVADLDLDELTFYERVGVTAGASTPRHLIDEVLSALEKM from the coding sequence ATGGAAGTGATACTTGCCGAAACTGCCGGATTTTGCATGGGAGTTGATCTCGCCTTGACCAAGCTTGATTCGCTTGTAGCAAGAGCCAACGGGCGGCCCATCTATATTCTTGGCCCCATCATTCACAATCCTCAAGTCCTGAAAAAGTATGCTGAACTGGGTGTCATAATTGCCGAAAAGCCCGAAGAGGTTCCGGACGGAACATATCTTGTGATTCGGGCTCATGGTATAACCCGGCAGGTGGAAGCCGAGCTTGCGGAGCGGGATATCATTATCAAGGATGCAACGTGTCCGCGAGTCAAGAAGGCCCAATTACTCATAGCGAGACATACTCGGAAAGGAGAGGAACTGCTGCTTTATGGTGAAGCGGATCATCCTGAAGTCAAGGGGTTGGTGAGTTATGCCGAAGATGGTCATTTTCTCTTTGAATCCGCCGAAGAATTGGCGAGCTACCCGCTCGTAAAGGACAAATCATATGTCCTTGCTGCCCAGACGACTCAGGACAGGGCGCTTTTTGATGCTATGACTCAAGAGCTTGCAGGTGATCCGACTCTCGATATAGTGGTGCTCAATACCATTTGTGATGCAACCAAACTCCGCCAGAGGGAGGCCAAAAGTCTTTCCAGCGAGGTTGATTTCATGGTAGTGGTCGGTGGCTTTAATAGTGGGAATACCCGGCGGTTGGCTCAGGTTGCCATGGATAATGGGACACCGTGCAAACATGTTGAGACGGTGGCAGATCTTGATCTTGACGAATTGACTTTCTATGAGCGGGTTGGTGTTACGGCCGGGGCTTCAACTCCCCGTCATCTCATTGATGAAGTGCTGTCTGCTTTGGAAAAAATGTAG
- a CDS encoding TetR/AcrR family transcriptional regulator, giving the protein MNDKTDVNTKDALLAAAIEVFADKGFDAATVRDICGKANANVAAVNYHYGGKDALYVAALEQVFPMEEHTDISTDTSLEPEERLRVYLTMMVDEIYERGNGMVNERWAIFLREMAKPSPNLDFIVHRQVEPRANELREIVAAILGPDTPDQVLAFSSSNIWAMMLDHVLTQPILDRLSLKRPAVKGNRNSFVQHLVRFALGGLNAVKGQN; this is encoded by the coding sequence ATGAACGACAAGACTGACGTCAACACAAAAGATGCCCTCCTCGCCGCGGCAATTGAAGTCTTTGCGGACAAGGGATTCGACGCGGCCACCGTCCGTGATATATGTGGTAAGGCAAACGCCAATGTCGCCGCTGTCAATTATCACTACGGAGGTAAGGATGCCCTGTATGTCGCTGCCCTGGAGCAGGTTTTTCCCATGGAAGAACACACGGACATCAGCACCGACACTTCGCTGGAACCGGAAGAGCGGTTACGGGTCTATCTGACAATGATGGTGGATGAGATATATGAACGCGGCAATGGGATGGTTAATGAACGGTGGGCCATCTTCCTCCGGGAAATGGCAAAACCAAGCCCCAACCTCGACTTTATCGTTCACCGACAGGTAGAGCCTCGCGCCAATGAACTCCGCGAAATTGTCGCTGCTATTCTCGGCCCGGACACACCGGATCAGGTGCTCGCCTTTTCCAGTTCGAATATATGGGCCATGATGCTTGATCACGTCCTGACCCAGCCCATTCTGGATCGTTTGAGTCTCAAACGTCCGGCCGTGAAAGGGAATAGAAATAGCTTTGTCCAGCATCTTGTCCGTTTTGCCCTTGGCGGACTCAACGCTGTCAAAGGACAGAACTGA
- a CDS encoding glutaminyl-peptide cyclotransferase → MRLFPYSSITISPFTGHPPEHKGGKRFLSPCILAILTIFASLSVCHAQAPMYIARIKSEHPHDKKVYTQGLFFANGHLYESSGGFGESFLSILDPQTGTVIHSQSTPRKYFAEGITQYNGKIFMLTWLSGTGFIHSMDTLELMASFAYRQRGDSTEGWGLTYDETNFILSSGKATLHFHRPDDFALVGSVTVKDGNRQIRMLNELEYVGGMILANVWKSDTIAIIAPKTGIVQGWIDLTPLRTRLSSNAGVANGIAYDKKTGTLYVTGKHWDKLFEIVIDEMLWRRPVNQPE, encoded by the coding sequence ATGCGCCTTTTCCCATATTCTTCCATAACCATTTCGCCTTTCACAGGGCACCCTCCTGAGCACAAAGGCGGGAAGCGGTTTCTTTCACCATGCATCCTGGCAATTCTCACCATCTTCGCATCCCTTTCCGTGTGCCATGCCCAGGCTCCCATGTACATCGCACGAATCAAGTCCGAACACCCACATGATAAAAAGGTATATACTCAGGGACTTTTTTTTGCCAACGGACACCTCTACGAATCATCAGGGGGGTTCGGGGAATCTTTTCTCTCCATTCTCGACCCTCAAACAGGCACGGTCATCCACAGCCAATCCACGCCGAGAAAATATTTCGCCGAAGGCATTACACAATATAATGGCAAAATTTTTATGCTCACCTGGCTTTCCGGCACCGGGTTCATCCATTCCATGGATACATTGGAACTAATGGCCAGCTTTGCCTATCGGCAACGAGGCGACTCCACCGAAGGCTGGGGACTGACTTATGACGAGACGAATTTCATCCTCAGTTCAGGCAAGGCAACATTGCACTTTCATCGACCTGACGATTTTGCCCTCGTCGGCTCCGTGACAGTCAAGGATGGCAACCGCCAGATACGAATGCTCAACGAATTGGAGTATGTCGGTGGTATGATTCTCGCCAACGTCTGGAAATCCGACACCATAGCTATTATCGCCCCGAAAACGGGTATCGTCCAGGGATGGATAGACCTCACTCCCCTGCGCACCCGCCTCTCCAGCAATGCCGGAGTGGCCAACGGTATTGCCTATGACAAAAAAACAGGCACCCTGTACGTAACCGGGAAGCATTGGGACAAACTCTTTGAAATTGTCATCGATGAAATGCTGTGGCGCAGACCGGTGAACCAACCGGAATAA
- the lgt gene encoding prolipoprotein diacylglyceryl transferase: MLSYPYFDPIMISVGPLHLRWYGMMYVFGVVTGWLLGRYRARKPWNKMTPVKMDDFITWAVVGVVLGGRLGYCLLYNLPYYSQHPLKILYVWEGGMSFHGGLLGVLVACWFFGRANDMLFREIGDFVAPLVPPGLFFGRLGNFINAELWGRPTDGWWGMVFPGAGGFPRHPSQLYEAGLEGVLLFIVLWCYSAKPRPRGCVGAMFVLCYGIFRFIVEFAREPDAQLGFVALDWMSMGQVLCLPMIVFGAGYLVWASRKESAHPTLESSSR, from the coding sequence ATGCTCAGTTATCCGTATTTCGACCCGATCATGATTTCCGTCGGTCCCCTGCATTTGCGTTGGTATGGTATGATGTACGTTTTCGGCGTAGTGACCGGTTGGCTCTTGGGGCGCTACAGGGCGCGAAAACCGTGGAATAAAATGACTCCGGTGAAAATGGATGATTTTATCACCTGGGCCGTTGTCGGTGTGGTGTTGGGTGGTCGTCTCGGCTATTGTCTGCTCTATAACCTTCCTTATTATTCGCAGCACCCATTGAAAATATTGTATGTGTGGGAAGGGGGCATGTCCTTTCATGGTGGACTGCTTGGTGTACTCGTGGCCTGCTGGTTTTTCGGGCGAGCCAATGACATGCTTTTCAGGGAAATCGGTGACTTTGTTGCGCCGCTGGTTCCGCCCGGCCTTTTTTTCGGACGTCTTGGCAATTTTATCAACGCCGAATTGTGGGGACGTCCCACTGATGGCTGGTGGGGAATGGTCTTTCCCGGTGCCGGAGGATTCCCCCGGCACCCGTCACAGCTCTATGAAGCAGGGCTTGAAGGCGTGTTGCTTTTCATTGTTCTGTGGTGCTACTCAGCCAAGCCGAGGCCGCGAGGGTGTGTGGGGGCGATGTTTGTGCTTTGCTATGGAATTTTCCGATTCATCGTCGAGTTTGCTCGAGAGCCTGATGCCCAACTCGGTTTTGTCGCGCTCGACTGGATGTCCATGGGGCAGGTACTCTGCCTTCCCATGATTGTTTTTGGCGCGGGGTATTTGGTATGGGCCTCCAGAAAAGAGTCGGCTCATCCAACTCTCGAATCCTCCAGCAGGTAA
- a CDS encoding 3'-5' exonuclease, which produces MTKSATIPAHHLKVFSKADINEMPLRRYEGPVTVVRTEKQRIQALKEMAKETILGFDTETRPVFKKGKKPGPPSLIQLATAEQVYVFQINILRLCDGLCDLLADESITKTGVAVRDDILGLQRLADFDPAGFIDLSDISAKASMQTHGLRNMAANLLGFRISKSAQCSNWAKEKLTQQQISYAATDAWVSRELFLALQELELIP; this is translated from the coding sequence ATGACCAAGTCCGCAACAATACCCGCACACCACCTCAAGGTCTTTTCCAAGGCCGATATCAATGAAATGCCCCTGCGTCGATACGAGGGACCGGTCACGGTCGTCCGTACCGAAAAACAACGAATCCAGGCCCTCAAGGAAATGGCAAAAGAGACTATTCTCGGTTTTGATACCGAGACTAGGCCAGTCTTCAAAAAGGGCAAAAAACCAGGCCCACCATCATTAATCCAATTGGCGACAGCTGAACAGGTCTATGTTTTTCAAATAAATATCCTGAGGCTGTGCGACGGATTGTGCGACCTGCTTGCCGATGAGAGCATCACCAAAACAGGTGTTGCTGTCCGTGATGACATCCTCGGTCTGCAACGACTGGCCGATTTTGATCCCGCCGGGTTCATCGACCTTTCCGACATCAGCGCCAAGGCGAGCATGCAGACACATGGCCTACGAAATATGGCTGCCAATCTTCTTGGATTCCGCATCTCAAAATCAGCCCAATGCTCGAATTGGGCCAAGGAAAAATTGACCCAGCAGCAGATATCCTACGCGGCCACGGATGCCTGGGTCAGCCGGGAACTTTTTCTGGCTCTTCAGGAACTCGAACTTATTCCGTAA
- the arfB gene encoding alternative ribosome rescue aminoacyl-tRNA hydrolase ArfB translates to MIRINDNLTLPDDEIRFINSRSSGPGGQHVNTTDTRVTLLFNIEKSRSLTPLQKVAIKGKLRRRIDKRGVFRVTSQKFRSQKTNKDSAIERFVELMQWALTPVMPRKDTAVPKSAKRRRLDRKRRTSERKQQRKTPNVRGEY, encoded by the coding sequence ATGATTCGCATTAATGACAACCTCACTCTTCCTGACGATGAAATTCGGTTTATAAATTCACGCAGCTCCGGACCGGGTGGGCAGCATGTCAACACCACGGACACGCGTGTGACCCTGCTTTTCAATATAGAAAAAAGTCGGAGCCTGACCCCGTTACAGAAGGTCGCAATAAAGGGAAAACTGCGTCGTCGGATCGACAAAAGAGGAGTTTTTCGCGTGACTTCCCAAAAATTCCGTAGTCAAAAGACCAACAAGGACTCTGCCATTGAGCGCTTTGTGGAGTTGATGCAATGGGCGTTGACGCCGGTCATGCCTCGAAAGGATACGGCTGTGCCAAAATCGGCAAAACGACGGCGGCTTGACCGAAAGCGTCGTACCAGTGAACGCAAGCAGCAGAGGAAAACCCCCAATGTGCGTGGGGAATATTGA
- a CDS encoding YchJ family protein, with protein MTNACPCGSEKEYADCCSPLIKGEKPAPTAEALMRSRYTAYVLKDMDYLKESLAPEALEGHDDSSVKEWAERANWLGLEVHETWAGGEGDESGIVEFSAQYAIDDEALIHRERGEFKRIGEHWRYVDGTMVSGPPVRKERKIGRNEPCPCGSGKKYKKCCAK; from the coding sequence ATGACCAATGCATGCCCATGCGGTTCCGAAAAGGAATACGCCGACTGTTGCTCCCCCCTTATCAAAGGGGAAAAGCCCGCTCCTACAGCCGAAGCTTTGATGCGCTCGCGTTACACGGCCTATGTTCTCAAGGATATGGACTACCTTAAGGAATCTCTGGCTCCCGAGGCTCTGGAAGGCCATGATGATTCATCAGTCAAGGAATGGGCCGAACGCGCCAACTGGCTCGGACTGGAGGTCCATGAAACCTGGGCCGGAGGCGAAGGTGATGAATCAGGCATCGTCGAATTTTCTGCCCAGTACGCCATAGATGATGAAGCGCTGATTCATCGAGAACGTGGTGAATTCAAACGGATCGGGGAGCACTGGCGCTACGTGGATGGCACCATGGTTTCAGGCCCGCCGGTCAGAAAGGAACGGAAAATCGGCCGTAATGAGCCGTGCCCATGTGGTTCCGGGAAGAAATACAAAAAATGTTGCGCCAAATAA
- the ispG gene encoding flavodoxin-dependent (E)-4-hydroxy-3-methylbut-2-enyl-diphosphate synthase — protein MKRNRTRTLNVGNVGIGGKNPVRVQSMCNTDTRDILSTMTQIRQLADAGCEIVRVAVPDDEAAAALSALCDQSPLPLIADIHFDHRLALTALDAGVDGLRINPGNIGNEHRVDAVVRAAMAHGAPIRIGVNGGSLEKDLLRQYGGPTPEAMVESGLRHISMLEKRGFHDIKISLKTSSVLNTIAAYQLMAEKVDYPLHIGITEAGTLVRGAVKSAVGLGILLYEGIGDTLRVSLTHDPVAEIGVAYEILRSLGRRERGPEIISCPTCGRTEIRLIELAEKVEEALLNVEEVFTVAVMGCVVNGPGEAREADIGIAGGRGLGIIFRKGEVVRKVKGDENLLPEFMKEIEIFLKERSS, from the coding sequence ATGAAACGAAACCGAACACGCACCTTGAATGTCGGGAACGTGGGCATCGGCGGGAAAAACCCGGTGCGCGTCCAGTCCATGTGCAACACGGACACCCGAGATATCCTTTCCACCATGACACAGATTCGGCAACTGGCGGATGCCGGATGCGAGATCGTCCGGGTGGCAGTTCCTGACGATGAAGCGGCTGCGGCTCTTTCTGCCCTTTGCGACCAATCACCGCTCCCACTCATTGCCGACATCCACTTTGACCACAGGCTGGCGCTGACAGCACTGGATGCCGGTGTTGACGGACTGAGGATCAACCCCGGTAATATAGGGAATGAACATCGGGTCGACGCAGTGGTCCGAGCAGCCATGGCGCATGGGGCTCCCATTCGCATCGGTGTCAATGGAGGGTCACTGGAAAAGGACCTCCTGCGGCAGTATGGCGGCCCCACGCCGGAAGCGATGGTGGAATCGGGGCTGCGCCATATTTCCATGCTTGAGAAACGAGGTTTCCATGATATCAAAATTTCACTGAAGACATCCTCTGTGCTCAACACCATTGCCGCGTACCAACTCATGGCCGAAAAGGTGGACTATCCACTGCATATCGGGATTACCGAAGCGGGGACACTTGTTCGCGGCGCTGTCAAATCCGCTGTGGGTCTCGGTATTCTTCTGTACGAAGGGATCGGTGATACTCTTCGGGTTTCCCTGACCCATGACCCGGTTGCCGAAATAGGTGTGGCGTATGAAATTCTCCGCTCCCTGGGACGACGGGAGCGTGGCCCGGAAATCATATCCTGTCCGACCTGTGGCCGGACTGAAATCCGGCTCATAGAACTGGCTGAAAAAGTCGAGGAAGCCCTTCTCAACGTGGAGGAAGTCTTTACCGTGGCAGTCATGGGGTGCGTAGTAAACGGCCCAGGCGAAGCCAGAGAAGCTGATATAGGCATAGCCGGGGGCCGAGGTCTTGGCATCATTTTCCGCAAGGGAGAGGTCGTCCGCAAAGTCAAGGGCGACGAGAATCTCCTTCCCGAATTCATGAAAGAAATAGAGATTTTTCTCAAAGAAAGGAGTTCATAA
- a CDS encoding proline--tRNA ligase, translated as MRLSRYYAPTLKEDPADAEVVSHKLLMRAGMIRKLTSGIYNYLPLGLRSINKVARIIREEMDRAGAMEVLLPMVQPADLWRETGRWDYYGKELLRLNDRNGRDYCLGPTHEEVITDLVRGEIKSYKQLPINLYQIQTKFRDEIRPRFGLMRGREFIMKDAYSFDKDEAGAEASYWAMFEAYKAAFARIGLRFKPVQADSGAIGGDFSHEFMVLADTGEDTIASCKSCEFGANLEKARVVLPEGTPNASGTPCPEIEARATPGAKTIEEVCTFLSVEPQKLIKSLLLTIDGEETVLALVRGDRELNDIKLRNLVGGNEIEMADEATVQEKTGAPVGFAGPVGLPEGLRIFADQELCTGTDWVVGANKADTHLLHVSLERDCTIEQFADLRVIEETDPCPECGGEVEFTKGIEVGHVFKLGLKYSEKMEATFLDENGKSKHMIMGCYGIGVSRIVASAIEQNHDENGCCFPPSIAPFEVALISLGGKDQDVADKAEELYTEIMKMGIDACYDDRKERPGVKFADADLVGYPMQLVLGGKGLKNGIIEAKDRKTGEKSELPLEGFAEAFVAWRKKIWSQWGLDL; from the coding sequence ATGCGTCTTTCCCGTTATTATGCCCCGACTCTCAAGGAAGACCCGGCTGATGCCGAAGTCGTTTCACACAAACTGTTGATGCGCGCGGGCATGATCCGCAAGCTCACCAGCGGCATCTACAACTACCTGCCCCTGGGGCTGCGATCCATCAACAAGGTCGCCCGGATTATCCGTGAAGAGATGGACCGAGCCGGAGCCATGGAAGTACTCCTGCCGATGGTCCAGCCCGCCGACCTCTGGCGCGAGACCGGACGCTGGGATTACTACGGCAAGGAACTCCTGCGGCTCAATGACCGCAACGGCCGCGATTACTGCCTCGGCCCCACGCACGAGGAGGTCATCACTGACCTTGTGCGCGGCGAGATCAAATCATACAAGCAATTACCCATTAATCTCTACCAGATACAGACAAAATTCCGCGATGAGATTCGCCCCCGCTTTGGCCTCATGCGCGGCCGGGAATTCATCATGAAAGATGCCTATTCCTTCGATAAGGACGAGGCTGGAGCAGAAGCATCCTACTGGGCCATGTTTGAAGCCTACAAGGCTGCTTTCGCCCGTATCGGACTTCGATTCAAACCGGTCCAGGCCGATTCCGGTGCCATCGGTGGTGACTTTTCCCATGAGTTCATGGTCCTGGCAGACACCGGCGAAGATACTATCGCATCCTGCAAGTCCTGCGAATTCGGCGCAAACCTGGAAAAAGCACGTGTTGTTCTCCCTGAAGGGACACCTAATGCAAGCGGGACGCCCTGTCCGGAGATTGAAGCGAGAGCCACTCCCGGAGCTAAAACCATTGAGGAAGTCTGTACTTTCCTTTCAGTCGAGCCCCAAAAACTGATCAAATCGTTATTGCTGACCATTGATGGAGAAGAGACGGTCCTCGCCCTTGTCCGAGGAGACAGAGAACTCAACGATATCAAGTTACGCAACCTGGTTGGTGGCAATGAGATAGAAATGGCCGATGAAGCAACAGTTCAAGAGAAAACAGGCGCGCCTGTTGGTTTTGCCGGGCCAGTGGGGCTGCCTGAAGGTCTGAGAATTTTTGCAGATCAGGAATTATGTACCGGGACAGATTGGGTTGTCGGAGCCAACAAGGCTGATACCCACCTGCTTCACGTATCCCTTGAGCGGGATTGCACCATTGAGCAATTTGCCGACCTTCGTGTCATTGAAGAAACCGACCCCTGTCCGGAATGCGGCGGTGAAGTCGAATTTACCAAGGGCATCGAAGTCGGCCATGTCTTCAAGCTGGGCCTGAAATATTCGGAAAAGATGGAAGCAACGTTCCTTGATGAGAATGGCAAATCAAAGCACATGATTATGGGCTGCTACGGCATAGGTGTTTCCCGGATAGTGGCATCTGCCATTGAACAAAATCACGATGAGAACGGCTGTTGTTTTCCTCCGTCCATCGCCCCCTTTGAAGTGGCATTGATATCACTCGGCGGCAAGGACCAGGATGTGGCAGACAAGGCAGAAGAACTTTATACCGAAATCATGAAAATGGGTATTGATGCCTGCTACGATGATCGCAAGGAGCGTCCGGGCGTCAAATTCGCCGATGCCGACCTCGTGGGGTATCCGATGCAACTGGTTCTGGGCGGCAAGGGACTCAAGAATGGCATCATTGAAGCCAAGGATCGCAAGACCGGAGAAAAATCGGAACTGCCTCTTGAAGGCTTTGCCGAAGCTTTTGTCGCTTGGCGCAAAAAGATTTGGTCCCAATGGGGATTGGATCTTTAG